One Amycolatopsis thermophila DNA segment encodes these proteins:
- a CDS encoding glycoside hydrolase family 113 codes for MRRRGINYDTGVSPLGTTSRRDWDLTEVRREMRMIAEDLHCSAVRVTGDIPGRIEEAAAIAADSGLEVWFSPFPCELPRPQLLTMLADAAVRAERLRGTGAEVVFVAGGEISLFNRGFFGGDDLRTRMSSLVPAAGPAEFADFLGQAAAAVRARFGGPVTYAAGSWEPVDWAHFDIVSVDAYRSADNARTFREELLRTYTAHGKPVVATEFGCCTFRGAADRGATGWTIADRATGRLAPGYERDEDEQARYFTELLADFEAEGLDGAFWFTFAGYGLPHRADPARDLDLASYGVVKLTDAGLRPKAVFHAMAQAYSASQTAM; via the coding sequence ATGCGCCGCCGCGGCATCAACTACGACACCGGGGTCAGCCCGCTCGGCACGACCTCCCGCCGGGACTGGGACCTCACAGAAGTGCGCCGCGAGATGCGGATGATCGCCGAGGACCTGCATTGTTCGGCGGTTCGCGTGACCGGCGACATCCCCGGGCGGATCGAGGAAGCCGCCGCCATCGCCGCCGATTCCGGCCTCGAGGTCTGGTTCTCGCCCTTCCCCTGCGAACTGCCCCGCCCGCAGCTGCTCACGATGCTCGCCGACGCTGCCGTGCGCGCCGAGCGGCTGCGCGGCACGGGGGCGGAGGTGGTGTTCGTCGCCGGGGGCGAGATCAGCCTGTTCAACCGGGGCTTCTTCGGCGGCGACGACTTGCGGACGCGGATGTCCTCGCTCGTCCCGGCGGCCGGACCGGCGGAGTTCGCCGACTTCCTCGGGCAGGCCGCCGCGGCGGTCCGGGCGCGGTTCGGCGGTCCGGTCACCTACGCCGCCGGGTCGTGGGAACCGGTCGACTGGGCGCACTTCGACATCGTTTCCGTGGACGCGTACCGCTCGGCAGACAACGCCCGCACCTTCCGCGAGGAGCTGCTGCGGACCTACACCGCGCACGGCAAACCGGTCGTTGCGACCGAGTTCGGGTGCTGCACCTTCCGCGGCGCGGCCGACCGGGGCGCCACCGGCTGGACGATCGCCGACCGCGCCACCGGGCGGCTCGCCCCCGGCTACGAGCGCGACGAGGACGAACAGGCCCGCTACTTCACAGAACTGCTGGCCGATTTCGAAGCCGAGGGCCTGGACGGCGCATTCTGGTTCACGTTCGCCGGCTACGGCCTGCCCCACCGGGCGGATCCCGCGCGGGACCTCGACCTGGCCTCCTACGGGGTGGTGAAGCTGACCGACGCCGGCCTCCGCCCGAAGGCGGTCTTCCACGCCATGGCTCAGGCGTACAGCGCCAGCCAGACCGCGATGTAG
- the trhA gene encoding PAQR family membrane homeostasis protein TrhA, with product MTVETEPPSFVDTRPRLRGHIHFWTFFSALACVTTLVVLAGTTASGLAALATSVYGLTVLGVFGVSALYHRRIWSPRAYQWMKRADHSMIFLFIAGTYTPFTLLAMSKPTGYVVLGVVWGGALAGVALKMLWPGAPRWLGVPIYVALGWVAIFVLPELATHAGVAALVLLLVGGLFYTIGAVFYAVKWPNYWPETFGYHEFFHACTVLAAISHYIAVWLALYA from the coding sequence GTGACCGTTGAGACCGAACCCCCGAGCTTCGTCGACACCCGGCCCCGGCTCCGCGGCCATATCCACTTCTGGACGTTCTTCAGCGCGCTCGCCTGCGTGACGACGCTGGTCGTCCTCGCCGGGACCACGGCGTCCGGCCTGGCCGCGCTGGCCACATCCGTGTACGGGCTGACCGTGCTAGGCGTGTTCGGGGTCAGCGCGCTGTACCACCGGCGGATCTGGAGCCCGCGCGCCTACCAGTGGATGAAGCGCGCCGACCACTCGATGATCTTCCTGTTCATCGCCGGCACGTACACCCCGTTCACGCTGCTGGCCATGTCGAAGCCCACCGGGTACGTCGTGCTGGGCGTGGTCTGGGGCGGCGCGCTGGCCGGAGTGGCGCTGAAGATGCTGTGGCCGGGCGCGCCGCGCTGGCTCGGCGTGCCGATCTACGTGGCGCTCGGCTGGGTGGCGATCTTCGTGCTGCCCGAGCTGGCCACGCACGCCGGGGTGGCCGCGCTGGTGCTGCTGCTGGTCGGCGGCCTGTTCTACACCATCGGCGCCGTCTTCTACGCGGTGAAGTGGCCGAACTACTGGCCCGAAACCTTCGGGTACCACGAGTTCTTCCACGCGTGCACCGTGCTGGCCGCGATCTCGCACTACATCGCGGTCTGGCTGGCGCTGTACGCCTGA
- a CDS encoding isoprenyl transferase, which produces MSLRSFGSKLVYGIYSRRLIQQAAGKHPRHIAIMLDGNRRWAREAGFTDVSDGHRAGARKIADFLTWCREADVEVVTMWLLSTDNLSRATEELEPLLEIIADVVDELAQAANSWRIRVVGALELLPEPIAKRLQSAAASTEKRTGMEVNVAVGYGGRQEIADAVKKLLLHHADEGTPIRELAKILDVDHISEHLYTSGQPDPDLIIRTSGEQRLSGFLLWQSAHSEFWFTEAYWPAFRRVDFLRALRDYAWRHRRFGT; this is translated from the coding sequence GTGAGTCTTCGCTCCTTCGGGTCCAAGCTTGTCTACGGCATCTACAGCCGTCGTCTGATCCAGCAGGCGGCCGGCAAGCACCCGCGGCACATCGCGATCATGCTGGACGGCAACCGCAGGTGGGCGCGGGAAGCCGGCTTCACCGACGTCTCCGACGGGCACCGCGCGGGAGCGCGCAAGATCGCGGACTTCCTCACCTGGTGCCGCGAGGCCGACGTCGAGGTCGTGACGATGTGGCTGCTGTCCACGGACAACCTCAGCCGCGCCACCGAGGAGCTCGAACCGCTGCTGGAGATCATCGCCGACGTCGTCGACGAGCTGGCGCAGGCGGCCAACTCGTGGCGCATCCGGGTCGTCGGCGCGCTGGAGCTGCTGCCCGAGCCGATCGCCAAGCGCCTGCAGTCGGCCGCGGCCAGCACCGAGAAGCGCACCGGCATGGAGGTCAACGTCGCGGTCGGCTACGGCGGCCGCCAGGAGATCGCCGACGCGGTCAAGAAGCTGCTGCTCCACCACGCCGACGAGGGCACGCCGATCCGCGAGCTGGCCAAGATCCTCGACGTCGACCACATCTCCGAGCACCTCTACACCTCCGGCCAGCCGGACCCGGACCTCATCATCCGCACCTCCGGCGAGCAGCGGCTGTCCGGATTCCTGCTGTGGCAGTCCGCGCACTCCGAGTTCTGGTTCACCGAGGCGTACTGGCCCGCCTTCCGCCGTGTCGATTTCCTGCGCGCGCTCCGTGACTACGCGTGGCGGCACCGCCGTTTCGGTACTTGA
- a CDS encoding PhoH family protein, which produces MTTQRSPRKASGRSSNSAEGTAEPPSPVPGQHTYVLDTSVLLADPWAITRFAEHAVVLPLVVISELEAKRHHPELGWFARESLRQLDDLRLKHGRLDSPIPIGDAGGTLHVELNHSDPTVLPPGFRTDSNDHRILACALNLKVERTTVTLVTKDIPLRVKAGAVGLDADEYRALEVTPSGWTGMADVEVPQEAVDALFRDGVVDLAEFGLPEVGESPCHTGLRLVAGSGSSSALGRLTAAKKVQLVRGDREAFGLHGRSAEQRIALDLLLDPDIGIVSLGGRAGTGKSALALCAGLESVLERREHRKVVVFRPVYAVGGQDLGYLPGSESEKMQPWAQAVFDTLGALVSQEVLDEVFDRGMLEVLPLTHIRGRSLHDSFVIVDEAQSLERNVLLTVLSRLGAASRVVLTHDVAQRDNLRVGRHDGVSAVIEKLKGHPLFAHVTLTRSERSPIAALVTEMLEDHG; this is translated from the coding sequence GTGACTACGCAGCGTTCGCCCCGTAAGGCCTCCGGCCGCTCATCGAATTCCGCGGAGGGCACCGCAGAACCCCCGAGTCCCGTTCCAGGGCAGCACACCTACGTCCTGGACACCTCGGTCCTGCTGGCCGACCCGTGGGCCATCACGAGATTCGCCGAGCACGCCGTGGTCCTGCCGTTGGTGGTGATCAGTGAACTGGAGGCGAAACGGCATCACCCCGAACTGGGCTGGTTCGCACGGGAATCCCTGCGCCAGCTCGACGACCTGCGGCTCAAGCACGGCCGCCTGGACTCGCCGATCCCGATCGGTGACGCGGGCGGCACCCTGCACGTCGAACTCAACCACTCGGACCCGACGGTGCTGCCGCCCGGGTTCCGCACCGACTCCAACGATCACCGGATCCTGGCCTGCGCCCTCAACCTGAAGGTCGAGCGGACCACGGTCACGCTGGTCACCAAGGACATCCCGCTGCGCGTCAAGGCCGGTGCGGTCGGCCTGGACGCCGACGAGTACCGCGCGCTGGAGGTCACGCCGTCCGGCTGGACGGGGATGGCCGACGTGGAGGTCCCGCAGGAGGCGGTCGACGCGCTGTTCCGCGACGGTGTCGTGGACCTGGCCGAGTTCGGTCTGCCGGAGGTCGGTGAATCACCGTGCCACACGGGTCTGCGGCTGGTCGCCGGTTCCGGCAGCTCCAGCGCACTGGGCCGGTTGACGGCGGCGAAGAAGGTGCAGCTGGTGCGGGGCGACCGGGAGGCGTTCGGGCTGCACGGTCGTTCCGCCGAGCAGCGGATCGCGCTGGACCTGCTGCTCGACCCGGACATCGGCATCGTCTCGCTCGGCGGCCGCGCCGGCACCGGTAAGTCCGCGCTCGCGCTGTGCGCCGGCCTGGAGTCGGTGCTGGAACGCCGCGAACACCGCAAGGTGGTCGTGTTCCGGCCGGTCTACGCCGTCGGCGGCCAGGACCTCGGCTACCTGCCGGGGTCGGAGTCGGAGAAGATGCAGCCGTGGGCGCAGGCGGTGTTCGACACCCTCGGCGCCCTGGTCAGCCAGGAAGTGCTGGACGAGGTGTTCGACCGCGGCATGCTCGAGGTGCTGCCGCTGACGCACATCCGCGGCCGCTCGCTGCACGACTCGTTCGTGATCGTCGACGAGGCGCAGTCGCTGGAGCGCAACGTGCTGCTGACCGTGTTGTCCCGCCTGGGCGCGGCGTCCCGCGTGGTGCTCACGCACGACGTGGCGCAGCGCGACAACCTGCGCGTCGGGCGCCACGACGGCGTGTCGGCGGTGATCGAGAAGCTGAAGGGCCACCCGCTCTTCGCGCACGTCACCCTGACCCGCAGCGAGCGGTCGCCGATCGCCGCGCTGGTCACCGAGATGCTGGAGGATCACGGATAG